The sequence CTGGAGTCGCAGGCAGCCTCGTCACGGGAGGTGCGGCCCTCCACGCGCGAATACCTGATGGCCGACGGGCGGCGCCTCTTCCTCCTCGCCGATGGACGCCTGGTCAACCTGGGCGCCGCCGAGGGGCACCCGGCGCTGGTGATGGACATGAGCTTCGCCAACCAGGCTCTTGGCCTGGAGTGGCTGCGCTCGCATGCCGGGGAGCTGGAGCCCCAGGTCTACGGCATCCCCGAGGAGATCGACCGCGAGGTGGCGCGCCTCAAGCTGGAGTCGATGGGGATCGAGATCGATCCGATGACGGTCGCCCAGAAGGCGTACAGCGAGTCCTGGGAGTCTGGCACCTGAGCGGCGGCCGGCGCGGCGTGCGCGCCGACGCTACACTCGGCCCCGCAATGTCCATCCCTGACGGCCACACCCTCTTCACCTCCGAATCCGTGACCGAGGGTCACCCCGACAAGCTCTGCGACCAGATCGCTGATGCCGTCCTTGACGACGTCCTGTCCCGCGATCCGGAGTCACGCGTGGCGGTCGAGGTGGCTGCCACGACGGGGCTCGTCTTCGTGCTCGGCGAGATGTCGACCAAGACCTATTGCGACGTACAGTCGGTGGTGCGCGACACCGTGCGCCAGGTCGGCTACGACAACGCGCGCCTGGGCTTCGACTGGGAGACGTGTGGGACCATCACCGCCCTGAAAGAGCAGTCGCCCGACATCGCGCTGGGAGTCGACCACGCGCTCGAGGCGAAGCAGGGGATCGACCCGGACGAGCTCGGTGCCGGCGACCAGGGGATGATGTTCGGCTACGCCTCGGACGAGACCCCTGAGCTGATGCCGATGCCGATCCAGCTCGCCCACCAGGTGAGTCGCAAGCTGGCGGAGGTGCGACGCGACGGCGGGCTGTCATTCCTGCGGCCGGATGGGAAGAGCCAGGTCACGGTCGAGTACGACGCCGATCGCCGTCCGCGACGGGTGCACACGGTGCTGGTCAGCACCCAGCACGATCCTGAGGTTGCACCGCTTGACCTGGAGGAGGGGATCCGTGAGCTGGTGATCCGCGGCGCCATCGATGCGGACCTGCTCGACGACGACACGCGTTACCTGGTGAACCCGACCGGGCGCTTCGTGATCGGTGGACCGATGGGCGATTCCGGCCTGTCAGGGCGCAAGATCATCGTCGACACCTACGGCGGCATGGCCCGCCACGGTGGCGGCAGCTTCAGCGGCAAGGACCCCACCAAGGTGGACCGATCGGGCGCCTACATGGCCCGCTACGTCGCCAAGAACCTGGTCGCCGCCGGCCTGGCGCAGCGCTGCGAGTTGCAGTTGGCGTATGCCATCGGCGTGGCTCATCCGCTCTCGATCAACCTGCAGACCTTTGGCACCGGCGTCGTGTCTGATGCGGTCCTGGCCGACCTGGTCGAGCGCAGCTTCGACCTCCGTCCCGGCGCGATCATCGCCGGGCTCGACCTGCGCCGGGCGATCTACCGCCCAACCGCCACCTACGGCCACTTCGGGCGAAGCGACCTGGACCTTCCCTGGGAGCGGACCGATCGTGCCTCCGCCCTGCGCGAGGCGGCCGGCGCGGTGGGAGTCGCTGGGGCGCCGGCCTGAGCGACGCGGTGACGCCCCGCGCCACGCCAGATTCGCCGATTCGCTGGGGAGAGCCGCCGCGCGGCGGCAGCCTCGGGGGCTCATTCTCGGCGCTCGTCTCCCGGTTGCGGTCGATGCTCGGAGGAGGGCAGCTTCCTTCCAAGCAGTCCCTGCCCACTCTCCCCATGGCGCTGCGCCGCGGCGAGCTTGCCCAGCGCTACCTGGCTGCCGAGGGGGCGGCCGATCATCCAACCGCGGGCGGGGCTGCCTCGACCGCCGTTGAGCAGGCCATTACCGAACAGGCCTGGTGGCCGGCCGACGTGTGGGGTCATCGCGCCCTGTGGCACTTCGAGCAGGCCGGCATGGAGCTGGAGGCGACCCGCGCCGCGCGACGGATCGGCGACGTGCGCGTGGGCGGCGGTGACCCGGCCAGCAGCCGCCGATACTATGCCGAGGCGATCAGCGAGGCGCGCGACATCGGCGCGGAGCGAGAGGAGGGCCTGGCGGCGCTTGGGATGGGCCGCGCCGAGCTCGAGTTGCGCAACGTGACGACGGCTCGCCGGCTCGGACAGATCGCGCTCGACCTGCTTGAGCGCTGCGAGGCGCCAGCGGACGAGACGGCTGCGGCACGTGACCTGCGTGGCGAGGAGAAGGAAGTCAGCGGGAACTAGTCCTCGACGAACCCCGTGCTGAGGAAGAAAGGCGGCGGACAGCCCCCGATATCGAAGCCGGTTGGTGGGACGGTCGAGTACCAGCCTCCGCCCATCCGCACCGATTCGCCCATCCTCAGCTCGCGCCAGCTTCCGTGGACGACAGGCTGTCCGTCCTGGACCCGCAGGAAATACCCCGGCGGCCAGACGACGGTGGACGAATCGTCGCCCGTTGTTTCGATGCAGCCGTCCACCTCGACGAGCTCGCCTTCGAAGAGTGCACCGGGCCCACTTCCCCAGATCGAGTGTCGAGGGAATGCGTAGCCATCCGGGACGGGCCATGCTCCGTAGATGTACCACGCGGCGTAGGCGCCGCCGACCACGAGCGCGACCCCAATCAACATCGCGAAGCGTCTCAGCCCCGTCATCCATAAACCATAATGATCTGGGTGGCGCATCGGTTCAAGCTGCCGGCCCAACGATGGTGGTACGGTCACGCCCGATGTTTGCGATCGTGATGGCCGGCGGCTCCGGCACCCGCCTGTGGCCGCTATCGCGGCGCTCATCTCCGAAGCAGCTGCTGGCGCTCACCGGGGATACGAGCCTTCTGCAGCAGACAGTGGCGCGCCTCGGCAACCTGCTGAAGCCGCATGACGTCTACGTCATCACCTCGCAGGCGCATGTCCGTGCCACGCAGGCGCAGCTGCCGCAGCTCCCTCCCGGCAACGTGCTGGGGGAGCCGCTGGCCCGCTCGACCGCGGTGGCGGCGGGGCTCGCCACGGTCCTCGCCCGCCGGGAGAGCGACGAGGTCGCGCTGGTGCTGCCGGCGGACCACTTCGTGGCCGACGAGGGCAAGTTCATCGAGGCACTCCAGGAGGCCGAGCGCACGGCGGAGCGCGGCTACCTGGTCTGCCTCGGCGTCGTCGCGACCGCCCCGGCCACCGGATACGGCTACATCAAGATCGGGACGCCATTACACGCCCCGCAGCAGACCGCCATGGTCGAGCACTTTGTCGAGAAGCCGAGCGTCGCCGAGGCGAAGAAGATGCTCGCCGACGGCGGCTACCTGTGGAACGCCGGAATCTTCGCGTGGCGCGTGTATGCCTATCGGCAGGCGGTGGAGAAGTTTCAGCCGGCCCTCGCGGAAGCGCTTGACAAGATCGGGTCGCTGCATCGAACGCCGGGCTGGGTCTCGGAGGTCAGGGAGATCCTCGAGCCGGTGCAGGCCATCTCGATCGACGTCGGGATCGCCGAGCCGGCGGCTGCCGATGGACGCATGGCGGTGGTGCCGCTCGACGCCGGCTGGAGCGACATCGGCTCCTGGTCGGCCCTGCTCGAGGCGCTCTCGGCGCGGACCGGGGCGAGCCTCGTAGCGTCCGGCCAGCACCTTGACCGCGGCTCGGAACGAGTGCTGGTGCATGGCGGCGAGAGACTGGTCGTCACGGTCGGGCTGCGGGACATCATCATCGTCGACACCCCCGATGCGCTGCTGGTGTGTGCCCGCGACCGGGCCGAGGAGATCAAGCCGGTCCTGGACGAGATCGCCGAGAAGGCCGGCGAGCGGTACCTGTAGGCCGATGTCGCCGGTGCGCCTTGCCTGGCTGGCGCGGCTCGTCGGGGTGGGGTTGGCGCTCTACCTGCGCCTCGTGGTGCGGACGTGTCGGGTCATCGGTCCGGCCACCCGCGACCAGGTGGTGCTGACTTCCTGGCACGAGTTCAACATGCTCACCTTCGTCGTGGCTCGAAGGCGGCGCGGCGATCTGCCGCACGCTTCGTTCTCGACGAGCGGCCTCAGGGGAGCCGCGATCACCTCGATGCTCAAGCGCAGCGGCACTCGGGTTGAAGTCTTCGAGCTGCCTCCGGAAGAGGATCGTGCCGCTGGCCGGGCATTCGCCCTCCGCATGGCGCGCGCGGCCGAGTCAGGCGCCTCGCTCATCGTCACGCCGGATGGCCCGTTCGGCCCCTACCGCGTCGCCAAGCCCGGGGCGCTGATCCTGGCGCGCGCCTCAGGCCTGCCGGTCCAGCCGTGGGCCATGTCGATTCGGCCCACGATCCGCCTTAGGGGCCGATGGGATCGCCAGCTCGTCCCGCTTCCCTTCTGCCGGATCCGCATCATCGAGGGCGAAAGGTTCACGGTGCCACCTCGCAAGCCCGTTCGCGCCCTGGTGCCCGTTGTGGAGGCGGAGCTGAATCGGATCAGTGGAAGGTCAGCAGCCTGATAAATAGCCGAAGCGCCGGTCTTACAACCGGCTCGCCCGCCTGATGGTCGGGCGCTACCATACCGGCATAGCCCACCTTCACTGCCCATGACCAGGATCAAGTTCGGCACCGACGGCTGGCGTGCCGCGATCGCCGAGGACTTCACGTTCCACAACGTGCGTCGCTGCGCGCGCGGCGTGGCCGAGTACCTGGCCGCCGAGGGGACCGCGGACCGCGGCGTGGTGGTCTGTCACGACCGTCGATTCGCCTCGGAGTATTTCGCGCAGGCATGTGTCGAGGTGCTGGCCGCGCACGACATCCGCTCGTTCATGCCGCCCGATGCGGTGCCGACCCAGGTTGGCAGCTTCTTCACCCACGAGATGGCGGCCGGGGCCGGGATCGTGATCACGGCCAGCCACAATCCGTGGATCGACAACGGCTTCAAGGTCAAGGCCGACAGCGGCGGGGCGGCTGCGCCCGAGATGCTGGCCGCGATCGAGGCGACCATGGACCAACACCCCGAGGACGAGCTCCCGCCTCGTCGTGACTACGCCGATGCGGTGACCGCCGGCCTGGTCGAAACCTTCGACCCGTATCCCCGCTTCCGTGAGCAACTGGCCAGCATCGTCGACCTCGAGCGGATCCGTGCGGCGCACGGCCGGGTGCTGGTCGAGCCGATGTACGGATCGGGTGCCGGCTGGTTCACACGACTCCTGGGCGGGGGCGGGCTCACCATCAACGAGCTGCACACCGAGCGCAACCCGTTCTTCGGGGGCGTCAATCCCGAGCCGATCCGCCCCAACATCGATGCCTGGCTGCGGGAGATCTCGCGCTGGGGCGCGGACATTGGGATCGCCTTCGATGGCGATGCCGACCGGGTCGGGATGGCGACCGAGGAGGGCGTCTTCGTCAACCAGCTGCAGGTCTACGGCCTGCTGTACTGGTACCTGCTTGAGGTGCGGGGCCAGATTGGTCCCGCGGTGTACACCGTGACCAGCACCTCCATGGCACCCCGACTGGCCGAGATCTACGGCACGCGGGCCTACGAGACCGGGGTCGGCTTCAAGTTCGTCGGCCCCAAGATGACGGAGACGCACGCGGTCATCGGCGGGGAGGAGTCGGGAGGCTTCGGCTTCGGGATGCACATCCCCGAGCGCGACGGCCTGGCGTCGGGCCTCTTCCTGCTCGACCTGTGGCTCACCAGGGCCAAGAAGGCGTCCGAGGTGCTGGCCGAGCTCCAGGCGCTGGCTGGCCCGAGCTACTACAACCGCATCGACATCCGCTTCCCCCGCGAGGGCTATGACAGCGTCAAGGCCGATACCCTCGCCCGGCTGGAGCACGAGGCGCCCGAGACGCTCGCCGGCGGAGCGGTCGTCCGTCGCCAGGCGCTCGAGACCGGTGATGGGTTCAAGTTCTATCGCGACGACGGCGCCTGGCTCCTGATCCGGTTCTCCGGAACCGAGGCGCTGCTGCGCATCTACGTCGAGGCGCGATCGCCCCAGGATGTCGAGACGCTGCTCGAGGAGGGCCGCCGCATCGCCATCGCGGGGGTTCCAGCCTGAGCCGATGAGCGACGCTCGCGACTACTTCGGCTACAAGCGCCCTGACGACGAGCCGGGTCGCCGCGAGGAAGCGGCCGCGGACGATCCGACCGCACCGCCGCAGTTCGACGAGGCGATCACGCTCGACGATCCGAGGGTGATCCGCGGAGTCGACTCCGAGGACATGGTCGGTCGCGTTCGCGAGCTGCCCCGCCAGCTCGCGCTGGCGGCCAGGGTCGCCGCCTCGGTCAAGCTGCCGCCGTCGCATACCCACGTTGACGCAGTCTGCGTGCTGGCGATGGGCGGCTCGGCGATCGGCGCGGAGCTGGTGGAGGGGGTCGCCGGCGACCGTCTCAGGGTGCCGCTGGTGGTGCATCGCGACTACGGCCTGCCGGCCTGGGCCGGTGAGCGGACGCTGGTGATCGCGGCCAGCCACTCGGGCGAGACGGTGGAGACCGTCTCCGGGGCGGAGGAGGCGCGCCGCCGTGGGCTGCCCCTGGTCGTCATCAGCACCGGTGGGGCGCTCGGGGCGACTGCGGCCGCCGAAGGGACGCCATACCTCCGCTACGAGAGCCCGGGTCAGCCTCGCGCCGCGATCGGCTTCGGCATCGGCTTGATGCATGAGCTGCTGGTTCGCGCGGGCCTGCTCGTCGATCCGGACCCGCTCGGACCTGCGGTAGAGACGGTCGAGGCATTGCTCGAGCGAAATGCGCCATCCGTCGAGACCGATGCCAGCCCGGCCAAGCAGCTGGCATGGTCGATCTTCGGTCGGGTCCCGATCATCTACGGCGCGGGGCGGATGGCCGCAGTCGCGCATCGCTGGAAGACGCAGATGAACGAGAACGCCAAGGCGTGGGCCGCCTTCGAGCCGATGCCGGAGGCCAACCACAACGCCATCGAGGGGAGCCTCAATCCCAGGGAGCTCTCCGACGCGCTCTACGTGGTCGAGCTGCGCGACCCGACTGAGCCGCCAGAGATCGCCGCGCGCTACGGCGTCGTCAACGAGCTGCTCGGCGAGCGCGCGACGAACCGCAGCGTAGTCTGGGCCGAGGGGCCGTCACCGCTGGCGCGGGTGCTCAGCGGCGTCGCATTCGGCGACCTGGTGAGCGTGTATCTCGCAATTCTGTACCAGACCGACCCAACCCCGGTTACACTCTTGGCAATGTTGAAGCAGCGGCTCGCTCGGTCGACCGACTGACGGGCGCCGGTAGTAACGGCGCCGGGTGCCGGCGCTGGGAGGGCAAGCGACGGTGCATTCGAGCATGATCGGCAAGGTCGAAAAGGCGATGCGGTACGCGCACGAGCCTGACCGCGTGAAGATTGGGCGCCTGACCGCCACCTTCTCCGGCGACAACGGGACACATACCGTCTCGCTCGATGCCGATGCATGGCACTGCGACTGCCACCTCTTCGAATCCGCTGGCGGCTGCTCGCACACGCTGGCCGTCCAGAAGATGCTCGACCCGATGCTCTCCGACGCGGCCAAGGACACGCCGCTCTATGGTCGACGCGAGGCAGCTGCCCTGGCGTAGGGCCCCGCCTGCGTTCGCATTCGAGGCCCACCGCGCGCTCGTCGCCGGTGGGCCTTCTGCTACGATCGGCGCCTTATCAACTGAAGACCGCGTCGGGTGCCGTGGCCGCAAGGACCACGGTTCAATGGAGAAGCCGGTGAGACGCCGGCGCAGTCCCGCTACTGTATCCGCGCCCCCTTCCACGGGAGCACGGGAGCCAGGTCGCCAGCCCGCACGCGATGTCCAGCCCCCTCGTGTGAAAGGGAACGGCATCACCATGGCTCTCCGTCTTCGTCCGCTCCTCTGGCTCCTCGTCCTGCTTCTGGTCGCCTGCACGCCGGCACTTTCGAGCAGCCCAACGCCGATACGCACCGCCTCGCCAGTCCCGGCAGCGAGCGTTTACCCACTCACCCTGACCGATGACGCCGGCCGGGCTGTCAGCCTGGAGGCGGATCCTCAGCGGATCGTCAGCCTCGCCCCCTCGAACACGGAGATCGTATGCGCCCTCGGCGCCTGCGACCGCCTGGTCGGGGTGACCGACTTCGACGACTATCCGCCGCAGGTGAGCGATGTGCCCGAGGTCGTGATCGCGGCCCAGGTCGACCTCGAGAAGGTCGTCGCCGCCGATCCGCAGCTCATTCTCGCGGCCGGCAACGAGCTGACCCCCACCGCCGTGGTCACCCAGCTGGCCAACCTCGGCTATCCCGTGCTGGTGCTCTATCCGCAATCCCTCGACGAGCTGTATGCCGATATCGAACTGATCGGTCGTGCCATCGACGCCTTCACCGAGGCGGTCGACACGGTGGCCAGCATGCGCACCCGCGCCCAGGCAGTCGCCGATGCGGTCGCATCGGCGGAGCGCCCGCGCACGTTCTACGAGGTGGGCGTCTTCCAGGGAACGATCTACACCGCCGGCGCTGATTCCTTCCTCGCCTCGCTCATCTCGGTTGCCGGCGGCGACCCGATCACCGGGGATCCACGCTCGACCGCCATCCAGCTCGAGGACCTGGTCGCGTCCGACCCGCAGCTGATCCTGCTGGGTGACGCGGTCTACGATCCTTCGATCACGCCGGAGGTCGTCGCGGCCCGGGTCGGCTGGGAGGGGATGACAGCCGTCAGCAGCGGTCGCATCGTGGTGATCCTCGACGATCCGGTCATCACGCGACCCGGGCCGCGGATCATCGATGGGCTGGAAGCGCTGGCACGCGCGATCCACCCCGAGCGATTCAGCTAGGCCGTCCTGCAGATGCGTGCTGCCACCGCCACCAGCCCGCGCTACGTCACCCGCCCCTCGCTGACGCGGGCAGGGCTGGTACTGGGCGGCAGTGGGGTCCTGCTGCTGATCACCATGCTCGGCGCCGTGGCGATTGGCAGCGTCGGGGTGGGGTTCGGCGACACGGCAGCGATTCTCGGGAAGCGGCTGCTGGCATTGCCAATTCCCGTGACATGGAGCCCCGCCGCGGAGACGATCATCTTCGAGCTGCGCCTGCCACGCGTCCTGACGGCGATGCTGGTTGGCGGTGGGCTGGCCATGGCAGGCACGGTCTTCCAGGCGCTGCTGCGTAACCCGATGGCGGATCCGTACATCATCGGTACCGCTGCCGGCGCATCGCTGGGGGCGATCATCGGCATCCTGGCGCCCGTGCTCGTGCCGGCCCTCGCCGTGGGCGCGGGGACGGCGTGGCTCGGACTGGGCATGGTGCAGGCGCTGGCCTTTGCCGGCGGGATCGGCACCGTCCTGCTGGTCTACGCCGTGGCTCGCGGCAACGGCAGGGTGCCGGTGGTGACGCTGCTGCTGACCGGGTACGCCGTCTCATCGGTGCTGGCGGCCGGGGTCGCGCTATTGATGTTCGTCTCGGGGCGTGCACTTGGCACCATCTTCGGCTGGCTGATGGGATCGCTGGCGGGCGCCACCTGGCCAGGGCTCGCGTTTGCGGCACCGCTGCTGGCCGCCAGCTTCGCCCTGCTGCTGGTTCGGTGGCGACGCCTGAACCTCCTCCTGCTGGGTGATGACCAGGCGGGGCACCTTGGGGTCGAGGTGGAGCGCGAGAAGCTCGTGCTCACCATGCTGGCCACCCTGGCGACGTCGGCGGCGGTGGCGATCTCGGGCACGATCGGCTTCGTGGGCCTGGTGGTGCCGCACCTGCTGCGCCTGGGGACCGGACCGGATCACCGGCTGCTGCTGCCGGCCAGCATCCTGTATGGCGCCGCACTTCTCGCGCTGGCGGACCTCGGCGCGCGACTGGCCGGGGGGATCCCGGTGGGGATCGTCACCGCCCTCTTGGGCGCGCCGTTCTTCATCTGGCTGCTGAGGCGATCGCGCGACCTGGGCAGGGCGGCCACGGCATGACTGTCGCAACCGATGCGCTGGTCGTCGCCCGCGACCTGGTCGTCGGCTTTCCGCTGCCCGGCGGTGGCCGGCGAGAGGTCCTGCGCGGCGTCGACCTGGCGCTTGCGCGCGGAGAGCTGGTGGCATTGCTGGGCACCAACGGCAGTGGCAAGACAACGCTCCTGCGCACCTTTGCGGGCACGATGGCGCCGGATCGGGGAACCGTCGTCTTCGACGGCAGGTCGGTCAGCGGCTGGCGCCGGCAGGCGCTCGCCCGGCGCATCGCGGTCCTGCCCCAGCAGCTGGAGCTGCCGCTCGGGTTCCGAGTGGCGGAGTTGGTGGCGATGGGGCGCGCTCCGCACGCTCGGCGCCTCTTTGCCTCCACCGCCGACGACGAGCGGGCGATCGCCCGCGCGCTCCTGGATGCCGATGCCGCCGACCTGGCTGACCGCCCGGCCGAGGAGCTCTCCGGTGGGGAGCGCCAGCGGCTGCTGGTTGCGATGGCACTCGCCCAGGAGCCCGACCTGCTCCTCCTCGACGAACCGACCCTGCATCTCGACCTCGCCCACCAGGTCGCCCTGCTGGGCGCGATCCGGCGGTTGCGCGACCAGCGCGGACTGACCGTCCTGGCCGTGCTGCATGACCTGAACCTGGCCGCCGCCTTCGCCCCGCGGGTGGCGATCCTCGACGAGGGCCGCGTGGTCGCCGATGGACCGCCGGCGGATGTGCTGAGCCCCGACCTGGTGCGTCGGGTGTTCGGGGTCCGGGTCGACGAGGCGCGCACGCATGACGGGCATCGCCACCTGGCACTGCGCGAGGTCTAGCGCTCCTGGCCTTCGCCCTCGTCCTCGTCGACGGTGATGTCGATCTGCTCCTCGCCATCGGCGCGCACGCTGCGGTGGACATGGATGTGCGGATGCGTCTCGTCCGAGACCTGGGCCTTGGCGACCTTGACCATCGTCCCCTCGTCGACGTCGCTCAACCGCTCGGCTTCGGGAAGGGCGACGTTCGGCAGCTCGCTCCACAGGACCAGGTTCAGGAAGACGTTCAGCACGGCGATGACCGGGATGCCGAAGAGCGCGCCCCACACCCCGGCGACCTGGGCGCCAACCAGCAGGCCGACCAGCACCAGGATCGGGTGCATCCCGAGCGCACCCTGCATCAGGCGTGGCTGCAGCCAGTTGACCAGGATGGTCTGCACCGCGACCAGGATGATGGTCGAGATCAGGAAGGTGTCGGGGGTGTAGATCCAGGCCGCAGCGATCGGCGGGATGAGGGCCAGCGGCGGGCCGAAGAAGGGGATCAGCATCGCCAGCGCCGACAGGGTCCCGACCAGGAAGAGATACGGGATCCCGAAGATGCTGCCCACGAGGGCCACCAGGAGGGCCTGGATGACGGCCAGCACCAGCTGCGCCCGCAGGAAGCCACCAAAGGCGCGCGCCACGCTGCTCTCCAGGATCTGCATCTCGTCGGAGTACTGTCGCGGCACCGCGCGGTTCAGCTTGGCCAGCAGGCGCTCGCTGTCGATCAGCATGTAGAGCGACAGGATCAGAATCAGGAACAGCGCGCCGAGCGTCGCCAGCGTGGCCCCGGCGATCTCCTGTGCCTGGTCGAAGATGGCCCCTGACAGGATGCCGACCTGGTCCTGTGCACTGTGGAAGAGCTCGACCAGGTCGATCTGCAGCCGATCGAGGCCGAGCGTGGACTGGTAGCCCGCCAGCGTTGCCTCGATCTTGGCGGCGGTCTGCGGGAAGTCGTCGGTGGCCTGCGCCAGCTGCTGGGTGATCGCCGCCCCGGTCGTGAAGAGCGCGAACCCGAGGGCAACCAGGGCGAACAGGTAGGCGACACCGACCGCCACGCCACGAGAGATGTGCCGTCCCTCGAAGAAGTGGACGACCGGGGACATCA is a genomic window of Chloroflexota bacterium containing:
- the metK gene encoding methionine adenosyltransferase; the protein is MSIPDGHTLFTSESVTEGHPDKLCDQIADAVLDDVLSRDPESRVAVEVAATTGLVFVLGEMSTKTYCDVQSVVRDTVRQVGYDNARLGFDWETCGTITALKEQSPDIALGVDHALEAKQGIDPDELGAGDQGMMFGYASDETPELMPMPIQLAHQVSRKLAEVRRDGGLSFLRPDGKSQVTVEYDADRRPRRVHTVLVSTQHDPEVAPLDLEEGIRELVIRGAIDADLLDDDTRYLVNPTGRFVIGGPMGDSGLSGRKIIVDTYGGMARHGGGSFSGKDPTKVDRSGAYMARYVAKNLVAAGLAQRCELQLAYAIGVAHPLSINLQTFGTGVVSDAVLADLVERSFDLRPGAIIAGLDLRRAIYRPTATYGHFGRSDLDLPWERTDRASALREAAGAVGVAGAPA
- a CDS encoding sugar phosphate nucleotidyltransferase codes for the protein MFAIVMAGGSGTRLWPLSRRSSPKQLLALTGDTSLLQQTVARLGNLLKPHDVYVITSQAHVRATQAQLPQLPPGNVLGEPLARSTAVAAGLATVLARRESDEVALVLPADHFVADEGKFIEALQEAERTAERGYLVCLGVVATAPATGYGYIKIGTPLHAPQQTAMVEHFVEKPSVAEAKKMLADGGYLWNAGIFAWRVYAYRQAVEKFQPALAEALDKIGSLHRTPGWVSEVREILEPVQAISIDVGIAEPAAADGRMAVVPLDAGWSDIGSWSALLEALSARTGASLVASGQHLDRGSERVLVHGGERLVVTVGLRDIIIVDTPDALLVCARDRAEEIKPVLDEIAEKAGERYL
- a CDS encoding phosphoglucomutase/phosphomannomutase family protein; protein product: MTRIKFGTDGWRAAIAEDFTFHNVRRCARGVAEYLAAEGTADRGVVVCHDRRFASEYFAQACVEVLAAHDIRSFMPPDAVPTQVGSFFTHEMAAGAGIVITASHNPWIDNGFKVKADSGGAAAPEMLAAIEATMDQHPEDELPPRRDYADAVTAGLVETFDPYPRFREQLASIVDLERIRAAHGRVLVEPMYGSGAGWFTRLLGGGGLTINELHTERNPFFGGVNPEPIRPNIDAWLREISRWGADIGIAFDGDADRVGMATEEGVFVNQLQVYGLLYWYLLEVRGQIGPAVYTVTSTSMAPRLAEIYGTRAYETGVGFKFVGPKMTETHAVIGGEESGGFGFGMHIPERDGLASGLFLLDLWLTRAKKASEVLAELQALAGPSYYNRIDIRFPREGYDSVKADTLARLEHEAPETLAGGAVVRRQALETGDGFKFYRDDGAWLLIRFSGTEALLRIYVEARSPQDVETLLEEGRRIAIAGVPA
- a CDS encoding bifunctional phosphoglucose/phosphomannose isomerase, encoding MSDARDYFGYKRPDDEPGRREEAAADDPTAPPQFDEAITLDDPRVIRGVDSEDMVGRVRELPRQLALAARVAASVKLPPSHTHVDAVCVLAMGGSAIGAELVEGVAGDRLRVPLVVHRDYGLPAWAGERTLVIAASHSGETVETVSGAEEARRRGLPLVVISTGGALGATAAAEGTPYLRYESPGQPRAAIGFGIGLMHELLVRAGLLVDPDPLGPAVETVEALLERNAPSVETDASPAKQLAWSIFGRVPIIYGAGRMAAVAHRWKTQMNENAKAWAAFEPMPEANHNAIEGSLNPRELSDALYVVELRDPTEPPEIAARYGVVNELLGERATNRSVVWAEGPSPLARVLSGVAFGDLVSVYLAILYQTDPTPVTLLAMLKQRLARSTD
- a CDS encoding helical backbone metal receptor, which gives rise to MALRLRPLLWLLVLLLVACTPALSSSPTPIRTASPVPAASVYPLTLTDDAGRAVSLEADPQRIVSLAPSNTEIVCALGACDRLVGVTDFDDYPPQVSDVPEVVIAAQVDLEKVVAADPQLILAAGNELTPTAVVTQLANLGYPVLVLYPQSLDELYADIELIGRAIDAFTEAVDTVASMRTRAQAVADAVASAERPRTFYEVGVFQGTIYTAGADSFLASLISVAGGDPITGDPRSTAIQLEDLVASDPQLILLGDAVYDPSITPEVVAARVGWEGMTAVSSGRIVVILDDPVITRPGPRIIDGLEALARAIHPERFS
- a CDS encoding iron chelate uptake ABC transporter family permease subunit, which translates into the protein MRAATATSPRYVTRPSLTRAGLVLGGSGVLLLITMLGAVAIGSVGVGFGDTAAILGKRLLALPIPVTWSPAAETIIFELRLPRVLTAMLVGGGLAMAGTVFQALLRNPMADPYIIGTAAGASLGAIIGILAPVLVPALAVGAGTAWLGLGMVQALAFAGGIGTVLLVYAVARGNGRVPVVTLLLTGYAVSSVLAAGVALLMFVSGRALGTIFGWLMGSLAGATWPGLAFAAPLLAASFALLLVRWRRLNLLLLGDDQAGHLGVEVEREKLVLTMLATLATSAAVAISGTIGFVGLVVPHLLRLGTGPDHRLLLPASILYGAALLALADLGARLAGGIPVGIVTALLGAPFFIWLLRRSRDLGRAATA
- a CDS encoding ABC transporter ATP-binding protein; the encoded protein is MTVATDALVVARDLVVGFPLPGGGRREVLRGVDLALARGELVALLGTNGSGKTTLLRTFAGTMAPDRGTVVFDGRSVSGWRRQALARRIAVLPQQLELPLGFRVAELVAMGRAPHARRLFASTADDERAIARALLDADAADLADRPAEELSGGERQRLLVAMALAQEPDLLLLDEPTLHLDLAHQVALLGAIRRLRDQRGLTVLAVLHDLNLAAAFAPRVAILDEGRVVADGPPADVLSPDLVRRVFGVRVDEARTHDGHRHLALREV
- a CDS encoding AI-2E family transporter, encoding MSDQPTTGIGPRERRWLLAFLVLGSAYFAVLLIQILIGFLGGFSQILLILFLAWLLAFVMSPVVHFFEGRHISRGVAVGVAYLFALVALGFALFTTGAAITQQLAQATDDFPQTAAKIEATLAGYQSTLGLDRLQIDLVELFHSAQDQVGILSGAIFDQAQEIAGATLATLGALFLILILSLYMLIDSERLLAKLNRAVPRQYSDEMQILESSVARAFGGFLRAQLVLAVIQALLVALVGSIFGIPYLFLVGTLSALAMLIPFFGPPLALIPPIAAAWIYTPDTFLISTIILVAVQTILVNWLQPRLMQGALGMHPILVLVGLLVGAQVAGVWGALFGIPVIAVLNVFLNLVLWSELPNVALPEAERLSDVDEGTMVKVAKAQVSDETHPHIHVHRSVRADGEEQIDITVDEDEGEGQER